A portion of the Ferrovum sp. JA12 genome contains these proteins:
- a CDS encoding ABC transporter ATP-binding protein: protein MTILNINQIYVGYDLVNVLHGISIEVKAGEITCILGANGAGKTTLIRAITGLNKVRQGNINWHGQDITGLPAHQIVKQGISCIPEGRKIFPKLTVTENLLLGGFLENNHRLIRQRMDHVLSLFPRLAERTNQLAGTMSGGEQAMVSIGRGLMAEPKLLVIDEPSLGLSPLYVQENFRIIESINRAGIAVLLVEQNAKQTLKISHRGYCLSQGKVVAHGTATELLNNDEVKSAYFS, encoded by the coding sequence ATGACTATACTCAATATTAATCAAATTTATGTGGGTTATGACTTGGTTAATGTATTGCACGGCATATCAATTGAAGTGAAAGCAGGAGAAATCACCTGTATTCTCGGTGCCAATGGAGCTGGAAAAACCACACTTATTCGAGCAATCACTGGGTTAAATAAAGTTCGTCAAGGAAATATTAACTGGCATGGTCAAGATATAACTGGGCTACCCGCCCATCAAATTGTTAAACAAGGGATTAGCTGTATTCCAGAAGGACGTAAAATTTTCCCCAAGCTCACCGTAACTGAAAACCTGCTACTGGGTGGTTTTCTAGAGAATAATCACCGGCTCATTCGTCAACGTATGGACCATGTCTTATCACTTTTCCCTCGTCTCGCGGAGAGAACCAATCAACTAGCAGGTACCATGTCGGGAGGAGAGCAAGCAATGGTATCTATTGGCCGCGGACTCATGGCAGAGCCTAAATTATTAGTTATTGACGAACCATCCTTAGGGTTATCACCTCTTTACGTACAAGAGAACTTTCGTATTATTGAATCCATTAATCGTGCAGGTATTGCGGTTTTATTAGTGGAGCAAAATGCAAAACAAACACTTAAGATTTCCCACCGTGGTTACTGTTTAAGCCAAGGAAAAGTTGTAGCCCATGGCACGGCCACAGAGTTACTTAATAACGATGAAGTCAAATCAGCTTATTTCTCGTAA
- the nirD gene encoding nitrite reductase small subunit NirD, with translation MNWIPVGNLEDIPQQGSRVISTSKGEIALFRTLEDEIFAIDNRCPHKGGPLSQGIVHGKRVTCPLHNWVISLASGEALAPDTGCTHRHEVRQNHGVLFLAVDAPSSKE, from the coding sequence ATGAACTGGATACCAGTAGGCAATCTTGAAGACATCCCTCAACAAGGCTCACGCGTGATCAGCACTTCAAAAGGTGAAATTGCATTATTTCGCACTCTTGAGGATGAGATATTTGCTATCGATAACCGTTGCCCGCACAAGGGCGGGCCACTATCTCAGGGCATTGTACATGGTAAGCGCGTGACCTGCCCTCTACATAATTGGGTAATTTCACTAGCATCTGGTGAGGCGCTAGCGCCTGATACGGGATGCACTCATCGCCATGAAGTGCGGCAGAACCATGGTGTGTTGTTTCTCGCAGTGGATGCTCCGTCAAGCAAAGAATGA
- a CDS encoding bifunctional protein-serine/threonine kinase/phosphatase, translating into MSKSLLQVDLGYTSLAGLRKHNEDYCGGVTPNAAALENKGIVIAVADGVGGHASGRDASEYCIRSLLADYYSTPDTWSIPQSLEKVISALNRWLYSHSRRASVTAGMATTLSAVVLRGRRYTIAHVGDTRVYRLRNNELSLLTTDHVWVHPELKNVLSRAVGLDANLSIDFIDGNLAEGDLFLLASDGVWNELSTAHLTKLLSSSDNAQDIAARIACSATETGGEDNCTALVAKIIQLPLQSLRDNVTSIAALPLPPRLKSGQMVDGLIVLDVIHDSRITILYRVRHSKSGQDYVLKTLHSDADSADIAAIAHEEWLARRVVSAEFPQVLNWPQRSCLYYLMTWHEGATLARHLELGRKFTAIEVADLGIRMLKALAVLHRLGVIHRDIKPDNLHLGSDGRLRLLDLGVAASDGLDAEEAFNEINNPGTPSFMAPELFKGIPANESSDLYAVAVTLYVLLTRKYPYGEIEPFQTPRFGDPITPIRYCPDIPEWLEHVILKGVAREPQDRFETCEEFLLALEYGAQRPLRVARRTPLLKRDPTIGIKLLVFISLILNLLLLFLLLVK; encoded by the coding sequence ATGAGTAAAAGCTTATTGCAGGTAGATTTAGGGTATACCTCCCTAGCAGGTTTACGTAAACATAATGAGGATTATTGTGGTGGCGTCACGCCCAATGCAGCAGCACTGGAAAATAAGGGTATTGTGATCGCCGTAGCCGATGGAGTAGGGGGGCACGCAAGCGGGCGCGATGCTTCTGAATATTGTATCCGCAGTTTACTTGCCGATTATTATTCGACCCCTGATACTTGGAGTATTCCACAGTCGTTAGAAAAAGTTATTAGTGCGTTGAATCGCTGGCTGTATTCCCACAGTCGACGGGCAAGTGTCACTGCTGGAATGGCTACTACGCTTTCTGCTGTGGTGTTGCGGGGTAGGCGTTATACAATCGCTCATGTTGGTGATACCCGTGTTTACCGTCTGCGCAATAATGAGCTATCACTACTGACCACTGATCATGTCTGGGTACATCCGGAGCTTAAAAATGTACTGTCTCGTGCGGTGGGTTTGGATGCTAATCTTTCTATAGATTTTATTGATGGTAATCTTGCCGAAGGGGATCTTTTTCTGTTAGCCAGTGACGGGGTCTGGAATGAATTGAGTACTGCTCATTTAACTAAACTTCTTTCCTCCTCTGACAATGCACAAGATATTGCAGCTCGAATTGCTTGCTCTGCCACTGAGACAGGTGGAGAGGATAACTGTACCGCGCTGGTGGCAAAAATTATCCAACTTCCCTTGCAGAGCTTGCGAGATAATGTGACAAGTATCGCCGCTTTACCATTGCCTCCGCGTTTGAAATCAGGACAGATGGTAGATGGTCTTATAGTACTTGACGTTATCCATGACTCCCGTATTACGATCCTTTATCGCGTGCGTCACTCAAAGAGTGGTCAGGACTATGTGCTTAAAACCTTGCACAGTGATGCCGATTCAGCAGATATTGCAGCCATTGCCCATGAGGAATGGCTCGCGCGTCGAGTGGTTAGCGCAGAATTTCCACAGGTTTTGAATTGGCCACAACGATCCTGTTTGTATTATCTAATGACCTGGCATGAAGGTGCTACTCTTGCCCGCCACCTGGAATTAGGACGAAAGTTTACTGCCATTGAGGTCGCCGACTTAGGCATCCGCATGTTGAAAGCACTGGCAGTATTGCATAGGCTAGGGGTTATTCATCGTGATATTAAACCGGATAATCTACATCTGGGATCTGATGGCCGTCTGCGACTGCTTGATCTGGGAGTTGCCGCGTCCGATGGACTCGATGCTGAAGAGGCTTTTAATGAGATCAATAATCCTGGTACGCCTTCTTTTATGGCGCCAGAACTGTTTAAAGGGATTCCTGCTAACGAATCTAGTGACTTATATGCAGTGGCTGTCACGCTATATGTATTGTTAACGCGCAAATATCCCTATGGTGAAATCGAGCCGTTTCAGACGCCTCGATTTGGTGATCCCATTACGCCCATACGCTACTGTCCTGATATACCTGAGTGGCTTGAACATGTGATACTCAAAGGTGTGGCGCGGGAACCACAAGATCGCTTTGAAACCTGTGAGGAGTTTTTGTTGGCGTTAGAATATGGCGCTCAGCGTCCACTGCGAGTGGCTCGCCGCACCCCATTGCTCAAACGAGATCCAACGATAGGTATCAAGCTGTTGGTTTTTATCTCGCTCATTCTTAATCTTTTATTGCTTTTTTTATTATTGGTGAAATGA
- a CDS encoding branched-chain amino acid ABC transporter permease, whose translation MDSLLQYLMNGLMLGIIYAMVAVGFTLFFGTLNVIQFSHGDVLTLGSFAGLSALSIIPNQSSWLSILAVLVFSLVISAIIGMFIAQFLILPMREAPSINVLLATLMFGTVIRESIRLFYPDGANPKRFPSLLPSTRIAIGSFTLPFDNLIILAFGFFIIFLLSLIINKTKLGLAIRAIAQDSETARLMGIPFNKYVLLTFIIGSVLAAFAGVMDAFYYNEISFNMGLLLGVIGFTSAIIGGLGNIYGAILGGFLFAFLEVIGGSLLPSLVPSIPSAYKDVFAFTMVIILMTIKPTGLLAEKLSERV comes from the coding sequence ATGGACTCATTACTACAATATCTTATGAATGGCCTCATGCTGGGCATTATATATGCCATGGTAGCCGTAGGCTTTACATTGTTTTTTGGTACTTTAAATGTGATTCAGTTCTCTCATGGTGATGTATTGACTCTCGGCTCTTTTGCCGGCTTGAGTGCATTATCAATCATACCGAACCAATCAAGCTGGCTATCAATATTGGCGGTATTAGTTTTTTCCTTAGTGATATCGGCAATAATAGGGATGTTTATTGCTCAGTTTCTCATTCTTCCCATGAGAGAGGCCCCCTCCATTAATGTCTTACTCGCCACTTTGATGTTCGGTACGGTGATTCGTGAAAGTATTCGATTATTTTATCCTGATGGCGCCAACCCTAAACGCTTCCCTTCACTCTTACCCTCCACCCGGATTGCTATTGGTTCATTCACCTTGCCCTTTGACAATCTGATTATTCTCGCATTTGGTTTTTTTATCATTTTCCTACTTTCTTTAATCATCAATAAAACCAAATTAGGATTAGCTATTCGTGCAATTGCACAGGATAGTGAAACAGCCAGATTAATGGGGATACCTTTTAACAAGTATGTATTATTAACTTTTATTATTGGCTCCGTCTTAGCTGCCTTTGCCGGAGTTATGGACGCATTTTATTACAACGAAATTAGCTTCAATATGGGACTGCTACTTGGGGTAATAGGTTTCACCTCTGCCATTATAGGTGGCTTAGGTAATATATATGGAGCCATTCTCGGAGGCTTTCTTTTTGCTTTTTTAGAAGTTATCGGAGGCTCTCTCCTACCAAGCCTTGTGCCGTCTATACCTAGCGCCTATAAAGATGTTTTTGCCTTTACCATGGTGATTATACTAATGACTATTAAACCCACAGGATTGCTTGCGGAGAAATTAAGTGAACGAGTATAG
- a CDS encoding branched-chain amino acid ABC transporter permease, giving the protein MIITIISLLFVFLRIKATLPFNQLIFLHEPKTIPVLITLTTLCITVYFHNTPFVLLMMCTVLLYATVCLGLTIQLGFIGIVNFAAAAFFGIGGYSSVILSHYPIPSLIIILLSGLISMLFSGLLIFPVLKTRGHYAALITIAAGILFKNFLEVNDSLGGSQGLQTPSIHLLGFDFNNALSLGEIDVSFYVPYILLCLSVFISTYLITQRIEKSWFGLTLDIVRTDETAASTFGIAITKWKVTAFLFGNFIIGIAGSVYASVTGFIAPNNFTFSDSLIMISIIILGGIGNMRSIIPAALIMIIVPEKLQFIQEYRFLLYALLIIGVLLFRPNGLFPRPIRNFNQ; this is encoded by the coding sequence ATGATCATCACTATCATTTCTTTACTCTTTGTTTTTTTACGAATCAAAGCAACCCTACCATTTAATCAATTAATTTTTTTACATGAACCGAAAACCATCCCTGTTTTAATCACCTTGACTACGCTATGCATTACCGTGTACTTTCATAATACTCCCTTTGTATTACTGATGATGTGCACGGTATTATTGTACGCCACTGTCTGTCTGGGATTAACCATACAGTTGGGTTTTATCGGTATTGTTAATTTTGCGGCAGCCGCATTTTTTGGTATCGGAGGGTATAGTTCAGTTATTCTGTCTCACTACCCTATACCAAGTTTAATCATTATTCTGTTATCAGGATTAATTTCGATGCTCTTTAGTGGCCTACTCATTTTCCCTGTCCTCAAAACACGAGGACACTACGCAGCTTTAATTACCATAGCTGCTGGAATTTTGTTTAAAAACTTCCTGGAAGTAAATGATTCTCTCGGTGGATCGCAGGGATTACAAACACCTAGCATTCATCTCCTTGGGTTTGATTTTAATAACGCCTTGAGTTTGGGAGAGATAGATGTGTCTTTTTATGTACCCTATATCCTTTTATGTTTATCTGTCTTCATATCCACTTATTTAATTACTCAACGTATAGAAAAGTCATGGTTTGGATTAACTTTAGATATAGTTAGAACAGACGAAACTGCAGCATCCACTTTTGGTATCGCCATTACCAAATGGAAAGTGACCGCTTTTCTTTTCGGTAATTTCATTATCGGTATTGCTGGTAGTGTGTATGCCAGTGTCACGGGATTTATTGCGCCAAATAATTTTACCTTTAGTGATTCATTAATCATGATTTCAATTATTATTTTAGGCGGAATAGGAAATATGAGAAGTATCATCCCCGCCGCATTGATTATGATTATCGTTCCAGAAAAACTTCAGTTTATTCAAGAATATCGCTTTTTACTTTATGCCTTATTAATCATTGGCGTATTACTTTTTCGTCCAAATGGTCTATTTCCTCGACCAATTCGCAATTTTAATCAATAA
- a CDS encoding M20 family metallo-hydrolase, protein MTHSLHTHQQLQELVQQDKLISFLDQLARFGGRPQGGVSREALSEEDIKARAFLTRQAKEKNWQISSDAIGNLFFRIGSSNLPALLCGSHIDTQPIGGKLDGAYGVVAAMMAGEILEQSGITDSQAIEIVIWNNEEGCRFSPGTMGSSALADPRRIKAYLNSRDKNGMTLSEAIQNLRVHESQIPVREVSPVYKAYLELHIEQGPILEHEKKSLGIVTGIQAVRWFKITIKGIASHAGTTPMSLRRDAVEFAHTCYAALRQAAQPLIENGLLFTSGSWQVSPNSINTIADQVIFTLDLRCRDDRLLDTMEDELTVILKKISSENQFSITIESLFKRKVTQFPESVTDCLKEACAITQELTNCSGYYPMVSGAFHDAMYLSDLCPTAMLFVPSINGISHNAIENTHPEDLTLGLKALVSSLYLMSNRFH, encoded by the coding sequence ATGACCCATTCATTACATACCCATCAGCAATTACAAGAGCTTGTGCAACAAGACAAACTTATCTCTTTTCTTGATCAATTGGCGCGTTTCGGAGGACGCCCTCAGGGTGGAGTATCGCGGGAAGCACTCTCCGAGGAGGATATAAAAGCCAGAGCATTTCTTACTAGACAAGCAAAAGAAAAAAATTGGCAAATTAGTAGCGATGCCATTGGTAACCTCTTTTTTCGAATTGGTTCTTCAAATCTGCCTGCGCTACTGTGTGGTAGCCACATTGATACGCAACCCATTGGTGGCAAACTAGATGGAGCCTATGGTGTAGTAGCCGCTATGATGGCGGGAGAGATTTTAGAGCAATCCGGTATCACTGACAGTCAAGCCATTGAGATCGTCATTTGGAATAATGAAGAAGGCTGTCGTTTTTCACCGGGAACCATGGGATCTAGTGCTTTAGCCGATCCCAGAAGAATTAAAGCATATTTAAACTCTCGCGATAAAAATGGGATGACATTGTCGGAGGCTATTCAAAATTTAAGAGTTCATGAATCTCAGATTCCAGTAAGAGAAGTTTCCCCCGTCTATAAGGCTTATTTAGAATTACATATTGAACAAGGACCTATCCTTGAGCATGAAAAAAAGTCTCTAGGTATTGTCACTGGCATACAAGCCGTAAGATGGTTCAAAATTACTATTAAGGGTATCGCATCTCATGCAGGGACCACACCCATGTCCCTAAGGCGTGATGCGGTTGAGTTTGCCCATACTTGCTATGCCGCATTGCGTCAGGCTGCGCAACCCCTCATTGAAAATGGACTTTTATTCACTAGCGGCAGTTGGCAGGTTAGCCCTAACTCAATTAATACTATCGCAGATCAAGTTATCTTTACGCTAGACTTAAGGTGTCGTGACGATCGGTTATTAGATACTATGGAAGACGAATTGACAGTGATACTTAAAAAAATCAGTTCAGAAAACCAATTTAGCATAACTATTGAATCACTTTTCAAAAGAAAAGTGACACAATTTCCTGAAAGTGTTACGGATTGCCTAAAGGAAGCCTGTGCAATTACCCAAGAATTAACTAATTGTTCAGGCTATTACCCCATGGTCTCTGGCGCCTTTCATGATGCGATGTATCTGTCAGATCTATGCCCTACTGCAATGCTTTTTGTACCCAGTATTAATGGTATCAGTCATAACGCTATAGAGAATACACATCCTGAGGACTTAACCTTAGGATTAAAGGCCTTGGTTTCGTCGCTATATCTAATGAGTAATAGGTTCCATTAA
- a CDS encoding ABC transporter ATP-binding protein produces the protein MLEPIIEVKEIVVQFGGLTALDKLSLIINHNEVLGLLGPNGSGKTTLFNVMTGIYRAKSGSIYFQQQDLCKLSPQAIFTLGISRTFQRSRLSLDLTVFDNIAIGRHLHLTNDLFSTLFKPGVFKQEYRDTKIKIMDLMGLFCPHLIAQLEKPVHQLSMIDRRRIEVCRALITEPKLLLLDEPSAGMTHDETHELMSDVLLAKKKIGNISIVLIEHEMSVIKSITERCIVLSYGKLIAEGPYQNIIQHHEVQKAYLGEEVA, from the coding sequence ATGTTAGAACCCATTATCGAAGTGAAAGAGATCGTTGTTCAGTTTGGTGGTTTAACTGCCCTAGATAAATTATCACTGATAATAAACCACAATGAAGTATTGGGGTTACTAGGGCCAAATGGTTCAGGAAAAACCACGCTGTTTAACGTTATGACAGGCATTTATCGAGCTAAGAGTGGCTCAATATATTTTCAACAACAGGATTTATGTAAGCTGAGTCCACAGGCCATTTTCACGCTGGGAATTTCTCGTACTTTCCAAAGATCTAGACTATCACTTGATTTAACGGTTTTTGATAACATTGCCATTGGCCGACACTTACACTTAACCAACGATCTGTTTTCAACACTATTTAAACCTGGTGTATTTAAACAAGAGTATCGAGATACTAAAATTAAAATTATGGATCTCATGGGGCTCTTTTGCCCACATTTGATAGCACAACTCGAAAAACCAGTACATCAATTATCTATGATTGATAGAAGACGAATAGAAGTATGTCGCGCATTAATCACAGAACCTAAATTACTTCTTCTTGATGAGCCCTCCGCTGGCATGACACATGATGAAACCCATGAGTTAATGAGTGATGTCCTGTTAGCCAAAAAGAAAATTGGAAATATTTCTATTGTCTTAATCGAACATGAGATGAGTGTCATTAAGTCAATCACTGAACGCTGTATTGTTTTGAGCTACGGCAAGCTTATTGCAGAGGGCCCTTATCAAAACATCATTCAGCATCATGAGGTTCAAAAAGCCTATTTGGGTGAGGAAGTGGCATGA
- the nirB gene encoding nitrite reductase large subunit NirB: MTVKKTRLVVIGNGMAGIRTIEELIKMSPDEFDITVFGSEPKPNYNRILLSPVLSGEMMFQDTVLNDWNWYEENHITLQVGKTVTKIDRFHCQVETQDGITTPYDRLLIATGSNPIMLPIPGINLPGVLAYRSIDDVEKMLAATKTCQRAVVIGGGLLGLEAANGLALQGMDVSVVHLCDWPMERQLDKVGGDLLKAALEKRGLKFYLSRETQAILGEDKVTGLSFKDGEQIAADLIIMAAGIRPNIALAKNAGIHCERGIVVSDTMQTYDPKIYAVGECVQHRGQTYGLVAPLFEQAKVAANHLARYGRMLYEGSAVSTKLKVTGIDLFSAGDFNVRAGDEELLLQDAARGVYKKLVLRNNKLRGAVMYGETVDGPWYFQLMREATDVSELREHLLFGQVHLGDAGRGGASNVASMADSAEICGCNGVCKSTIVKAIIGKKLFTLEEVRSHTKASASCGSCTGLVEALLANTLGGDYSAQTSKKPICSCTDHPHQDVRDAILKLNVKNIPDLMRALNWKTEDGCHVCRPALNYYMTAAYPGVYEDDSRSRFINERVHANIQKDGTYSVIPRIWGGVTSPKELRTIAEIAEKYEVLTVHITGGQRIGLYGVTKENLPKMWGDLVEGGFVSGHAYGKSLRTVKTCVGSDWCRFGTQDSTGLGITVEKMTWGSWTPHKFKIAVSGCPRNCAEATIKDFGIVCVDSGYEIHVGGNGGMKVRVTDFLCKVESEAEVLEYCGAYMQLYREEAHYMERTAPWIERVGLAYIKQHIVEDAKGRANLYARFLESQRYSQNDPWKERAQGKDAHEYTTLATLA; this comes from the coding sequence ATGACTGTAAAGAAAACAAGACTCGTTGTAATTGGTAATGGTATGGCGGGTATCCGCACTATAGAAGAATTAATCAAGATGTCCCCAGACGAATTTGATATCACCGTTTTCGGTAGCGAACCCAAACCCAATTACAATCGTATTTTACTTTCACCGGTTCTGTCAGGTGAAATGATGTTTCAGGATACCGTGTTAAATGACTGGAACTGGTATGAAGAAAACCATATCACCTTACAGGTTGGCAAAACGGTTACAAAAATTGATCGGTTCCATTGTCAGGTTGAAACCCAAGACGGCATAACAACACCCTATGATCGCCTGCTCATTGCTACTGGATCAAATCCCATCATGTTACCCATTCCCGGTATAAATTTACCTGGGGTGCTGGCATACCGCAGCATAGATGATGTAGAAAAAATGCTTGCAGCAACAAAAACCTGTCAGCGCGCGGTAGTGATTGGTGGTGGCCTTCTGGGACTGGAGGCCGCCAACGGCTTAGCTTTACAGGGAATGGACGTGTCTGTTGTGCACCTGTGTGACTGGCCCATGGAACGCCAGCTAGATAAAGTAGGTGGCGATTTACTAAAAGCAGCACTAGAAAAACGCGGGCTGAAGTTTTACTTGTCACGCGAGACGCAGGCTATCTTAGGAGAGGACAAGGTCACGGGCTTAAGTTTTAAGGACGGTGAACAAATTGCAGCTGATCTCATAATTATGGCGGCAGGTATACGCCCTAATATTGCATTAGCTAAGAATGCGGGCATCCATTGTGAGCGTGGTATCGTAGTCAGTGATACCATGCAAACTTATGACCCTAAAATATATGCAGTAGGTGAATGCGTACAGCATCGCGGTCAGACTTACGGATTAGTTGCGCCTTTGTTCGAACAGGCCAAAGTTGCAGCAAATCATCTCGCGCGCTACGGAAGAATGCTTTATGAGGGTTCCGCTGTTTCCACTAAGCTCAAAGTGACCGGTATCGATCTTTTTTCGGCCGGGGATTTCAATGTAAGAGCGGGTGACGAAGAGTTGCTGTTGCAAGATGCAGCACGAGGTGTCTACAAAAAGCTGGTACTACGTAACAACAAATTACGCGGTGCAGTAATGTATGGTGAGACCGTTGATGGTCCATGGTATTTTCAATTGATGCGTGAAGCAACAGATGTATCTGAACTTCGGGAGCATCTGCTGTTCGGTCAGGTACACCTAGGCGATGCGGGTCGCGGTGGCGCATCGAATGTAGCGAGTATGGCGGACTCAGCGGAAATCTGCGGCTGTAATGGTGTCTGCAAAAGCACCATTGTCAAAGCGATCATCGGTAAGAAGCTCTTTACACTGGAAGAAGTACGTTCCCATACCAAGGCATCGGCCTCTTGCGGTTCATGCACAGGTCTTGTGGAAGCTCTGTTAGCGAATACGCTAGGTGGCGATTATTCCGCGCAAACTAGTAAAAAGCCGATCTGCTCATGCACTGACCATCCGCATCAAGATGTACGGGATGCGATCTTAAAACTGAATGTAAAAAATATACCGGATTTGATGCGTGCGCTGAACTGGAAGACGGAGGACGGCTGTCATGTTTGCCGCCCAGCCCTAAACTACTATATGACTGCCGCCTATCCGGGTGTCTATGAGGACGACAGTCGCTCGCGTTTCATCAATGAAAGAGTACATGCCAATATCCAAAAGGATGGCACTTATTCGGTGATACCGCGCATTTGGGGAGGAGTGACCTCGCCTAAGGAGCTGCGTACGATTGCTGAAATCGCTGAAAAATACGAGGTACTAACTGTGCATATTACTGGTGGCCAGCGTATCGGTTTATATGGTGTCACTAAAGAGAATCTACCAAAGATGTGGGGAGATCTTGTGGAAGGGGGGTTCGTCTCGGGTCATGCCTATGGAAAATCATTGCGCACAGTTAAAACTTGTGTGGGATCCGATTGGTGCCGTTTTGGTACACAAGATTCAACGGGGCTTGGGATCACCGTTGAAAAAATGACCTGGGGGTCGTGGACGCCGCATAAGTTTAAGATTGCGGTTTCTGGTTGTCCGCGCAATTGTGCCGAAGCAACAATTAAGGATTTTGGTATTGTTTGTGTAGATTCGGGTTATGAAATTCATGTTGGTGGTAACGGCGGTATGAAAGTACGTGTCACAGATTTCTTGTGTAAGGTTGAAAGCGAGGCTGAGGTATTAGAGTATTGTGGTGCATATATGCAACTCTATCGTGAAGAAGCCCATTACATGGAACGTACAGCACCCTGGATTGAGCGCGTGGGCTTAGCCTATATTAAACAACATATTGTAGAGGATGCTAAGGGCCGTGCTAATTTATATGCGCGCTTCCTGGAATCGCAGCGCTATTCGCAGAACGACCCTTGGAAGGAACGAGCTCAGGGGAAAGACGCCCATGAATACACTACCCTAGCTACTCTAGCATGA
- a CDS encoding nitrate/nitrite transporter, with translation MSKGFMKAGHMPTLLSAFLYFDLAFMVWVLLGPLGVQIAASLHLSPAQKGLMVATPILSGALLRVVMGLLVDQVKPKLAGTIGQLIIIIVLFIAWRMGVHSYLQTLILGMFLGVAGASFAAALPLASRWYPAEHQGTAMGIAGAGNSGTALAALVAPSLAIAYGWTNVFGLALIPLITVFIIYITLAKYSPDCPPSKSLAEFAAVLKDQDAWWFMFFYSVTFGGFVGLASSLTIYFNTQYQLDAKTAGFFTAACVFAGSMVRPIGGNIADRIGGVKSLSGMYVVAALSLFTVSFAPDSAWTALAMFVVAMLSLGMGNGAVFQLVPQRFRKEIGVMTGLVGMAGGIGGFYLASSLGYSKQMTGSYQIGFLIFAALVIVALIGLSGVKSRWRTTWGASHLTAAKI, from the coding sequence ATGAGTAAAGGTTTTATGAAGGCTGGGCATATGCCAACACTGCTATCGGCCTTCCTTTATTTCGATCTTGCCTTCATGGTTTGGGTATTGCTGGGCCCGCTCGGTGTTCAAATTGCAGCAAGCCTACATTTATCCCCTGCACAAAAGGGGTTGATGGTGGCCACTCCCATCTTATCTGGGGCGCTGCTACGAGTTGTTATGGGATTATTGGTTGATCAGGTTAAACCAAAGTTGGCTGGGACTATCGGTCAACTTATCATTATTATTGTGTTATTCATCGCCTGGCGTATGGGGGTTCACTCCTACTTGCAGACTCTTATACTAGGTATGTTTTTGGGGGTTGCAGGGGCATCATTTGCAGCCGCCTTACCACTGGCTTCGCGTTGGTACCCCGCTGAACATCAGGGTACCGCCATGGGTATTGCTGGCGCTGGAAATTCCGGGACTGCACTTGCTGCCTTGGTTGCGCCCAGTCTGGCTATCGCTTATGGTTGGACAAACGTTTTTGGTTTGGCGTTAATACCACTGATTACTGTGTTTATTATCTATATCACCTTAGCTAAATACTCTCCTGATTGCCCCCCATCGAAGTCATTGGCTGAATTCGCTGCAGTACTCAAGGATCAGGACGCTTGGTGGTTTATGTTTTTTTATTCGGTGACCTTTGGTGGATTCGTGGGGCTTGCCTCATCGTTAACTATTTATTTCAATACGCAATACCAATTAGATGCTAAAACAGCTGGTTTTTTTACTGCGGCCTGTGTTTTTGCAGGATCCATGGTACGCCCTATTGGGGGGAATATTGCAGATCGCATTGGTGGTGTTAAATCACTAAGCGGCATGTATGTGGTGGCAGCTCTGTCGCTCTTTACGGTAAGTTTTGCACCAGACAGTGCATGGACTGCGCTCGCCATGTTTGTGGTCGCTATGTTGAGTCTTGGCATGGGTAATGGGGCCGTCTTTCAGTTGGTTCCGCAGCGTTTTCGTAAAGAAATTGGTGTTATGACTGGCTTGGTCGGTATGGCAGGCGGGATCGGCGGCTTTTATCTTGCCTCCAGTTTGGGGTACTCCAAACAGATGACAGGTAGCTATCAGATTGGTTTTCTTATCTTTGCCGCCCTTGTAATCGTCGCCTTGATAGGGCTTAGCGGTGTTAAATCACGTTGGCGTACAACCTGGGGAGCCTCGCACCTAACTGCCGCAAAAATATGA